ATGCCCGTGAGGAACGGCATCTGCGGCCACGCGAACTCGCCCTTGAAGGTGACGATCGCGGTCTTGGGCGTGTCGCCCTGCTCGACCTTCTCGATCTCCTTGTAGCCGTCGGTGGCGTTCGGGACGAAGCCCTCCTCGGTCGAGCGGCTGGCCTTCCAGGTCGCGTCGATCGCGGTCCAGTCCATCGGCGTGCCGTCGTTCCAGGTCGCCTCGTCGGTGAACGTGAAGGTGATCTGGGTCTTGCCGTCGACCGTGTCGATCTTCCACTCGTCGAGGTAGGCGTCGTGCTTGTACGGGGTGCCGTCCGGCTTCTGCAGCAGGATCTGGGGCATGTACCACGCGGCGACGCGGGCGGTGTCAGCGCTGCCGTCGCCGTGGAAGGCGTTCAGCTGCTCGGGGATCTCGTTGATCGGGAAGTTGACCGTGCCGCCCTCCTTGAGGTTCTCGCGCGGCTGCGGGTTGTAGTCCGCGGCCGAGGTCTCGGCTGCGCTGCCGTTGTCGCCGCTGCCACCGTTGTCGCCGGTGTCAGAGGCGCACCCGGTGAGGACGAGTGCGAAAGCGCCGGTGAGTGCCAGCGCTCCCATCAGCTTCTGCTGCTTCATGGTGCTCCTTTCGCCTTGCGGCGTGTCATATGGGGAGAATAGTTCGCGCTTTCCGACCCCGGCGGGCGCGACAGTGAATCGTGACTAACCGTTATCGGACGGTGATCAGACCGTGGCCGGACGTGTCGACATGGTCTCCGGATCGAACACGACCCTCTGGCGGGTGCGCTCGATGTCGGGGTCGGGCACGGGGATCGCCGACAGCAGCGCCTGCGTGTAGGGGTGCTGGGGGTTGTCGAAGACCTCGTCGACGTCGCCGTGCTCGACGAACTCGCCGAGGTACATGACCGCGACCCGATCCGCGATGTGGCGGATGACGGAGAGGTCGTGGGCGACGAACAGGTACGACAGTCCCAGCTTGACCTTGAGCTCGTCGAGCAGGTTGATCACGCCGGCCTGGATCGATACGTCGAGCGCCGAGACCGGCTCGTCGAGCACGATGATCTTCGGATTGGTCGACAGCGCCCGAGCGATGCCGATGCGCTGGCGCTGGCCGCCCGAGAACGCGCCGGGGAAGCGGTCGCGGTGCGCGGGGTTCAGCCCCACCAGGTCCATCAGCTCGTGCACCCGGCTGTTGACCTCGTCCTTATCCATTCCGATGGCGCGCATGGGCTCGGCGATGATGTCGGTGACCGTCATGCGCGGGTCGAGCGCGCCCATCGGGTCCTGGAAGACGATCTGGATGTCGCGGCGCAGCCGGCGCTCGAGCTTGCGATCGTGCAGCTCGTTCACACTTGTGCCGGCGATGATGATGTCGCCGTCGGCCTGCTTCTCGAAGTCCATGATCTGCAGCAGGGTCGTGGTCTTGCCCGAACCGGACTCGCCGACGATGGCCATGGTCTCGCCCTCGCGCACATCGAAGCTCACGCCCTTGACCGCGTGCACCTCGCCCACCTTGCGCTTGAGGAACGCGCCCTTGGTCAGCGGGAACGTCTTGACCATGTTGCGCACCTCGAGCGTCACCGGACGCTGCTCGCGGGGCGTGCGGGTGAGGTCGCTCTCGGGGATCGGGGCGACCGGGTACACCGGCAGCCCGCCGATGCGCGCGTCGTCGTCGATCTCGTCGGCACGGATGCACGCCGCCAGGTGCGACTGGCCGCCGCCGGTGACGACCGGCAGCAGCGCAGGCTCGCCCTGCACGCACGCCGGGAGCGCGATCGGGCAGCGCGCGGCGAACGGGCACGCGTCGGGCAGGTCGATCAGCAGCGGCGGGTTGCCCTTGATGGGTGTCAGCGGCTCCTTCTCGACCTTGTCGACGCGGGGGATCGCGCCGAGCAGGCCGATCGAGTACGGCATCCGGGTGCGGTGGAACAACTCGTGCGCCGGGGCGTGCTCGACGGGCTTGCCCGCGTACATCACCATGACGTCATCGGCGGTGCGCGCCACCACGCCCATGTCGTGAGTGATCATGATCACCGCGGCGCCGGTCTCGTCCTGTGCCTTCTCGATGAGGTCGAGGATCTGCGCCTGGATGGTCACGTCGAGGGCCGTCGTCGGCTCGTCGCAGATGATCAGGCGCGGGTTGTTCGCCATCGCGATGGCGATGACCACGCGCTGGCGCATCCCGCCGGAGAACTCGTGCGGGAACGACTTCATCCGCTTCTCGGGCTCGGGGATGCCGACCAGGCGCAGCAGCTCGAGCGAGCGCTCCCATGCCTGGGCGCGCGACAGGCTGCGATGCACCGTGAGCGCCTCGATCAGCTGATCGCCGATCGTGAACACCGGCGTGAGCGAGGTGAGCGGGTCCTGGAAGACCATCGCCATGCCGTTGCCGCGGATCACCGACATCTCCTTGTCGGTCTTGCCGAGCAGCTCCTCGCCCTCGAACTGGATGGAGCCGGTGACTCGCGCGTTCTCGTCGAGCAGCCCCATGATGGCCAGCGAGGTGACCGACTTGCCCGAGCCGGACTCGCCGACGATGCCGAGCGTCTTGCCTGCCTCAAGGTCGAACGAGACCCCGCGCACGGCGTCGACGCGGCCGGCCTCCGAGGCGAAACTGACCTTGAGGTCACGGACGGAGAGTACGTTGCTCATGCACGGCCTCCCGCCGCAGAGGTGGGGTCGAGGGCATCGCGAAGTCCGTCGGCGACGAGCGCCATAGACACGGTCAGCAGGGTGAGGGCGAGGGCCGGGAAGTAGAACAGCCACGGTGCGCTGGTGACGCTGGCCGCTCCCTCGCCGATGAGCGAGCCGAGCGAGACGTCGGGGATCTTCACACCGAAGCCGATGAACGACAGGCCGGTCTCGGTCATGACCGCGGCGACCACGCCCAGGGTGAAGTTGATCACCAGCAGCGAGCCGACGTTCGGCAGCAGGTGCCGCAGCACCACGCGCATGCCGGGCACGCCCATGTAGCGCGCCGCGTGCACGTACTCGCGCTCGCGCAGCGAGAGCGCCATGGTCCAGATCACGCGGGCGGGGAAGAACCAGCCTGTGAAGATCAGAGCGAGCGAGATGACCCGCCAGTCGCCGCCGGCGTCGTTCGAGACGAGGGCGAGGATGAGGAAGGTCGGCACCACCATGAAGAAGTGGATGACCAGCAGGGTGACCCGCTCCACCATGCCACCGAAGTAGGCTGCCGCGGTGCCGACGATCGCCGAGATCACCGTCACACCGATGGAGACGACGAGGGCGATCATCAGCGAGCGCTGCAGACCCACGAAGGTCTGCATGAACGTGTCGTTGCCCGAGGCGTTCGTGCCGAACCAGTGGTCGGACGAGGGGCCGGTGGAAAGGTTCAGGAAGTCCATCTCGTTGACCTCCCAGCGCGCGAACAGCGGCACGATGACGGAGGCCAGGGCCAGCAGGACGAAGATCACGATGCCGAACACGGCCGGCTTGTTGCGCATGAAGCGGCGCGTGTACAGCGTCCATTTCGACAGCTGCTTGCTGGGGATCCGCTCGGCGGTGGTGTCGGGGCCGACCGGCGGCTGGACCCCGGAGTCGATCATCTGGTTCGTCATGTCAGCTCACCCTCACTCGCGGGTCGAGGACCACGACGGCGATGTCGGCGAGCACGGCGCCGATCGCGGTCAGCACGGCACCGAAGGCTGCCACGGCGACCACGCCGTGCACATCGTTGCCGTTGATCGTGGTCAGGAAGTAGCGCCCCATGCCCTGCCAGGCGAAGATCGTCTCGGTCAGGATGGCGCCGGTGAAGATCGCCGGGATCGAGAACGCGACCTGCGTGGCCACGGGGATCAGCGATGTGCGCAGGGCGTGGCGCCGGATGGCCTGGGACTTGGTGAGCCCCTTGGCGCGTGCCGTGCGGACGTAGTCGGCGCTGATGTTGTCGAGCAGCAGCGAGCGCTGCAGGAAGTGCGTGCCCGCGTACCCGGTCACGACGAGCGCGATGGTCGGCAGGATCAGATGCTGCAGTGCGTCGACGAGCACCGGGAAGAAGCCGGTGACCCCCTGACTCGAGGAGCCCGTGACGTAGAAGACGCGGGTGCCCACCCAGTTGTTGAAGTTGATCGCGAGGATGACCACGGCGAGTGCGGCGACGATGATGTTGATGTTCATCGTGATGATCGACACGGCCTGCCAGATGCGATCGCCGAGCTTGTACTGGTGGGATGCCGTGTACACGCCGATCCAGATGCCCAGGACGGTCATGATGATGGTCGCGCCGAGCACCAGCTCGGCGCTGACCCACATGCGGTAGCCGATCTCGTTGTTCACCGAGCCGCCGGTGGGGCTCAGGCCCCAGTCCCAACGGAGCAGGATGCCCGTGAGCCAGGTCCACCACCTCTCGATCAGCGGAGTGCTCTCGCTGAGATTTCGCGGTCCGAGCAGATTCTCGATCTGCTCAGGACTCAAGGGCGGTTTGCGGCCGACGTAGTTGCTTCGCGGATCGAGGAATGACCAGGCAAGGAAGTAGGTGACATTCGTCGCGACCACGATCATGAGCAGCCAGCCGAGTGTCCGGCGCACGAGATACTTGATCAAGGTGTGGGGTCTTTCTCTTCTACAGCCGTGCACGGGATCTCCGACGCGACGCTGAGTCGGGATGACGTCATGGGTCATTCCACTTCCAGCCTACGCCGACACCCGCGGGGAGGCTGTGACGGAGTCGTATAGCCGATGGGATCCAGTCTCGCCGGATCGCCTCGGGCAACTTCGCGAGACTATCACCGGTGCAGCGGAATGGGGATTGCGCCGGGCTGAACGTAGACTTGTCTGAACCCTCTCGGACGCCCCAAGGACCACATGTCACCCCGCGCTCTCACCCCGCTGTCACCGGCAGCGACGCCCGCCACGCAGATCCGCAACTTCTGCATCATCGCCCACATCGATCACGGCAAGTCGACCCTGGCCGATCGGATGCTGCAGGTCACCGGCTCGGTGGCGGAGCGCGACATGCGCGCTCAGTACCTCGACCGCATGGACATCGAGCGCGAGCGCGGCATCACCATCAAGAGCCAGGCCGTGCGGATGCCCTGGTCGGCCGGCGGCGAGACCTTCGCCCTGAACATGATCGACACGCCCGGTCACGTGGACTTCACCTACGAGGTCTCCCGCTCGCTGGCGGCGTGCGAGGGCGCCATCCTGCTGGTCGACGCGGCGCAGGGCATCGAGGCGCAGACCCTCGCGAACCTGTACCTGGCGCTCGAGAACGACCTGCACATCATCCCCGTGCTGAACAAGATCGATCTTCCTGCGGCCGATCCCGAGAAGTTCGCCAAGGAGCTCGCCGATCTCATCGGCGGCAGGCCCGAGGACGTGCTGCGCGTGTCGGGCAAGACCGGCGTCGGTGTCGAGGAGCTGCTCGACCGCATCGTGCAGGACATCCCGGCCCCGGTCGGCGACCCGGATGCCCCGGCGCGGGCCATGATCTTCGACTCGGTGTACGACTCGTACCGCG
The window above is part of the Microbacterium sp. nov. GSS16 genome. Proteins encoded here:
- a CDS encoding ABC transporter permease; translation: MTNQMIDSGVQPPVGPDTTAERIPSKQLSKWTLYTRRFMRNKPAVFGIVIFVLLALASVIVPLFARWEVNEMDFLNLSTGPSSDHWFGTNASGNDTFMQTFVGLQRSLMIALVVSIGVTVISAIVGTAAAYFGGMVERVTLLVIHFFMVVPTFLILALVSNDAGGDWRVISLALIFTGWFFPARVIWTMALSLREREYVHAARYMGVPGMRVVLRHLLPNVGSLLVINFTLGVVAAVMTETGLSFIGFGVKIPDVSLGSLIGEGAASVTSAPWLFYFPALALTLLTVSMALVADGLRDALDPTSAAGGRA
- a CDS encoding ABC transporter ATP-binding protein, translated to MSNVLSVRDLKVSFASEAGRVDAVRGVSFDLEAGKTLGIVGESGSGKSVTSLAIMGLLDENARVTGSIQFEGEELLGKTDKEMSVIRGNGMAMVFQDPLTSLTPVFTIGDQLIEALTVHRSLSRAQAWERSLELLRLVGIPEPEKRMKSFPHEFSGGMRQRVVIAIAMANNPRLIICDEPTTALDVTIQAQILDLIEKAQDETGAAVIMITHDMGVVARTADDVMVMYAGKPVEHAPAHELFHRTRMPYSIGLLGAIPRVDKVEKEPLTPIKGNPPLLIDLPDACPFAARCPIALPACVQGEPALLPVVTGGGQSHLAACIRADEIDDDARIGGLPVYPVAPIPESDLTRTPREQRPVTLEVRNMVKTFPLTKGAFLKRKVGEVHAVKGVSFDVREGETMAIVGESGSGKTTTLLQIMDFEKQADGDIIIAGTSVNELHDRKLERRLRRDIQIVFQDPMGALDPRMTVTDIIAEPMRAIGMDKDEVNSRVHELMDLVGLNPAHRDRFPGAFSGGQRQRIGIARALSTNPKIIVLDEPVSALDVSIQAGVINLLDELKVKLGLSYLFVAHDLSVIRHIADRVAVMYLGEFVEHGDVDEVFDNPQHPYTQALLSAIPVPDPDIERTRQRVVFDPETMSTRPATV
- a CDS encoding ABC transporter permease, giving the protein MIKYLVRRTLGWLLMIVVATNVTYFLAWSFLDPRSNYVGRKPPLSPEQIENLLGPRNLSESTPLIERWWTWLTGILLRWDWGLSPTGGSVNNEIGYRMWVSAELVLGATIIMTVLGIWIGVYTASHQYKLGDRIWQAVSIITMNINIIVAALAVVILAINFNNWVGTRVFYVTGSSSQGVTGFFPVLVDALQHLILPTIALVVTGYAGTHFLQRSLLLDNISADYVRTARAKGLTKSQAIRRHALRTSLIPVATQVAFSIPAIFTGAILTETIFAWQGMGRYFLTTINGNDVHGVVAVAAFGAVLTAIGAVLADIAVVVLDPRVRVS